One Actinomycetota bacterium DNA window includes the following coding sequences:
- a CDS encoding site-2 protease family protein, with amino-acid sequence MESSFTFLRVRGIEIGANWSWLIVFGLVGWTLGSFLFPQQYPGLGRSTYLVLGFVTAMLFFASILLHELGHAFQALKEGMRIDGITLWLFGGVARFQGMFPSAGAEFRIAIAGPVVSIAIAAAFAGVAWAGNALGDLGPVQPAVEYLAYINAIVVLFNLVPALPLDGGRVLRAYLWHRQRSFTAATLSASKAGRAFGFTLIAVGVLGLFGGRGIGGLWFALLGWFLLQAAGSEANVALLRQALRGVRAADLMSSDPATVGPSVSISRFLDEVAGPAGHSTYPVLEDGRLVGLMSLRRVGDVPQHERAMRTVGEVMLPLESVPVLAPEADVFEAVQALGEPPGRAVVSRGGEVVGILSGTDIRRALELQQLRGQPEPDPGARSAGPFVWVVVSLAIAAAAGFLYHPPVAVITPGDTLDVTRDITISGAETSEVNGRYLLTSVRLEQPNLLGVALAYARGWEVMSINRVIPPDTDPDRFLDQQRDTYRQSQMVAAAAAAQAVGMEVSITGSGARVEAIPQGVPAAEALEVGDVIVGVNGQEVRIADDLGAAIRPHPPGTEFALSVRRGGGTTEVRTRSAPLPENVVGIGVYVSTVDMDVDLPFEIEFRRRVIGGPSAGLAFALAIADMLDPADVANGRTIAATGQISLDGTVREVGGVSEKATAVERRGSDVFLVPGSEVAAARAGGEVRVFGVGSLADALRLLRAA; translated from the coding sequence ATGGAGTCAAGTTTCACCTTCCTGCGCGTCCGGGGCATAGAGATCGGCGCGAACTGGTCCTGGCTCATCGTCTTCGGTCTAGTGGGCTGGACCCTCGGATCGTTCCTGTTCCCCCAGCAGTACCCGGGGCTCGGGCGCTCTACCTACCTCGTGCTGGGCTTCGTCACGGCGATGCTCTTCTTCGCCTCCATCCTTCTCCACGAGCTCGGACACGCCTTCCAGGCCCTGAAGGAGGGGATGCGGATAGACGGCATCACCCTGTGGCTGTTCGGAGGGGTGGCCCGGTTCCAGGGGATGTTCCCATCGGCTGGCGCCGAGTTCCGCATCGCGATCGCCGGCCCGGTGGTCTCGATCGCGATCGCAGCGGCCTTCGCCGGCGTCGCCTGGGCGGGAAACGCGCTCGGTGACCTCGGCCCGGTCCAGCCCGCGGTCGAGTACCTCGCGTACATCAACGCGATCGTCGTGCTGTTCAATCTGGTCCCCGCGCTCCCCCTCGACGGCGGTCGGGTGCTGCGCGCGTACCTCTGGCACCGCCAGCGCAGCTTCACGGCGGCCACGCTCTCGGCCTCGAAGGCCGGCCGGGCCTTCGGGTTCACGCTCATAGCGGTCGGGGTCCTGGGGCTGTTCGGAGGCCGGGGGATCGGGGGCCTGTGGTTCGCGCTGCTCGGTTGGTTCCTGCTGCAGGCGGCCGGCTCCGAAGCCAACGTGGCTCTCCTGCGCCAGGCGCTGCGCGGCGTGAGGGCGGCCGACCTGATGTCCAGCGACCCGGCCACGGTGGGCCCCTCCGTCTCCATCAGCCGGTTCCTCGACGAGGTGGCGGGTCCGGCGGGTCACTCGACGTACCCCGTGCTCGAGGACGGCCGGCTCGTCGGGCTGATGTCCCTGCGCCGGGTCGGCGACGTGCCGCAGCACGAGAGGGCGATGCGGACGGTAGGGGAGGTCATGCTGCCGCTCGAGTCGGTGCCGGTCCTGGCTCCCGAGGCGGACGTCTTCGAGGCGGTCCAGGCGCTGGGGGAGCCGCCCGGACGGGCGGTCGTCTCCCGCGGCGGCGAGGTCGTCGGGATCCTGTCCGGGACCGATATCCGCCGGGCGCTCGAGCTCCAGCAGCTGCGCGGACAGCCTGAGCCCGACCCGGGCGCGCGGTCCGCGGGTCCGTTCGTGTGGGTGGTCGTCTCGCTGGCCATCGCCGCCGCGGCCGGCTTCCTGTACCACCCGCCGGTCGCCGTCATCACTCCGGGGGACACCCTCGACGTGACCCGCGACATCACGATCTCGGGAGCCGAGACGTCGGAGGTGAACGGACGGTACCTGCTCACGTCGGTCCGGCTCGAGCAGCCCAACCTCCTCGGCGTCGCGCTGGCCTATGCGCGCGGCTGGGAGGTGATGTCCATCAATCGGGTGATCCCGCCAGACACCGACCCGGACCGGTTCCTCGACCAGCAGCGGGACACGTACCGGCAGAGCCAGATGGTCGCGGCCGCCGCCGCGGCGCAGGCGGTGGGGATGGAGGTCTCGATCACCGGCAGCGGCGCCCGGGTCGAGGCGATCCCTCAGGGGGTCCCGGCGGCGGAGGCGCTCGAGGTCGGGGACGTGATCGTCGGGGTGAACGGGCAGGAGGTCCGCATCGCCGACGACCTGGGAGCGGCGATCCGGCCGCACCCTCCGGGGACCGAGTTCGCCCTGTCCGTGCGCCGGGGTGGGGGGACGACCGAGGTGAGGACCCGGAGCGCGCCGCTGCCGGAGAACGTGGTCGGGATCGGCGTGTACGTCTCGACCGTGGACATGGACGTCGATCTCCCGTTCGAGATCGAGTTCCGGCGGCGCGTGATCGGGGGCCCGTCGGCCGGGCTCGCGTTCGCGCTGGCGATCGCGGACATGCTCGATCCGGCCGATGTCGCCAACGGCCGAACGATCGCGGCGACGGGCCAGATATCGCTCGACGGTACGGTCCGGGAGGTGGGAGGCGTCTCCGAGAAGGCGACGGCCGTGGAGCGCCGCGGCTCCGACGTGTTCCTCGTACCGGGGAGCGAGGTGGCGGCCGCGCGCGCGGGCGGCGAGGTTCGCGTGTTCGGCGTCGGTTCGTTGGCGGACGCTCTCCGCCTGCTCCGGGCCGCTTGA
- a CDS encoding DUF402 domain-containing protein → MSSIDVDYRKWGGSQHYRWTARLLGEDAQGRWLGVLPGNRVTGPDGTVYHGTRHSVMLVPRGAWWVARYPETGRFEVYVDIAAPATWDGDRVEIVDLDLDVVRWREDRRVEVLDVDEFEEHRVRYGYPPDVVAHARAAADDIVSRVSAGDEPFGSAPTGWMEHLRTAAGGSPGPS, encoded by the coding sequence ATGTCCTCGATCGACGTCGACTACAGGAAGTGGGGGGGCTCCCAGCACTACCGCTGGACGGCGAGGCTCCTGGGGGAGGATGCACAGGGGCGGTGGCTGGGTGTCCTGCCCGGCAACCGGGTGACGGGTCCGGATGGGACCGTCTACCACGGCACCCGCCACTCGGTGATGCTCGTCCCGCGCGGCGCCTGGTGGGTCGCCAGGTACCCGGAGACGGGTCGGTTCGAGGTCTACGTCGATATCGCCGCGCCCGCCACCTGGGACGGGGACCGGGTCGAGATAGTCGACCTCGACCTCGACGTCGTCCGGTGGCGCGAAGACCGGCGGGTGGAGGTCCTCGACGTGGACGAGTTCGAGGAGCACCGCGTCCGGTATGGGTACCCACCCGACGTCGTGGCCCACGCCCGGGCCGCCGCCGACGACATCGTCTCCCGGGTCAGCGCGGGAGACGAGCCGTTCGGCTCGGCGCCCACGGGTTGGATGGAGCACCTGCGGACGGCGGCGGGCGGGAGCCCGGGTCCGAGCTGA
- a CDS encoding phosphatase PAP2 family protein, whose protein sequence is MRRRKPVPPTRRATLRLLRRAPVGARVPWYAFWRERVTPDAIVRADLALFQRVARWDTPLGDRVLPRLTRAANHSRLWMVIAVALDLAGGRFERRAALRGMVSVGLASAIANVPAKLIARRVRPDQTGVPMVRRLARLPSSSSFPSGHSASAFAFATGASIEKPALAPVLLPLAGAVAFSRVYTGVHYPSDVAVGSALGVGVAFATRRWWPVAPEEPAGAPARLTHLADRPGSDGEGLVVVANPGAGPTFGPDTAEALRAELPAVQVVEREPDDDLTHTLEKAAAGATVLGVCGGDGSVNAAAAVARRLGEPLVVVPGGTLNHFARDLGLHDVSDVVEAVRAGHTVAVDVGEIDGRVFMNTASLGSYVDLVDAREALESRIGKWPAVLVALLRVLRRGRPVEVEIDGRRMKVWMVFVGNCAYHPRGLTPSWRERLDDGLLDVRIVDGTEPYGRLRLMWALLTGTLGTSRVYRCFTTTGPVRVRSLDGPLRLARDGETFDASATEFTIGKSDEPLTVFAPRRD, encoded by the coding sequence ATGCGCCGACGGAAGCCCGTCCCACCCACACGCAGGGCCACCCTGCGCCTCCTGCGCCGAGCCCCCGTGGGGGCCCGCGTGCCCTGGTACGCGTTCTGGCGGGAGCGGGTCACGCCCGACGCCATCGTGCGTGCCGACCTCGCGCTCTTCCAGCGCGTCGCGCGATGGGACACCCCCTTGGGGGACCGGGTCCTGCCGCGGCTGACCCGGGCGGCGAACCACTCACGGCTGTGGATGGTCATCGCGGTGGCGCTCGACCTGGCCGGAGGGAGGTTCGAGCGCCGGGCGGCCCTGCGGGGGATGGTCTCGGTGGGTCTCGCATCGGCGATAGCGAACGTCCCCGCTAAGCTGATCGCCCGCCGGGTGCGGCCCGACCAGACGGGGGTCCCGATGGTGAGGAGGCTGGCCCGGCTCCCGTCCTCGTCGTCGTTCCCGTCCGGACACTCCGCGTCCGCGTTCGCTTTCGCCACGGGAGCGTCGATCGAGAAGCCGGCGCTGGCTCCCGTGCTCCTCCCCCTCGCCGGCGCGGTCGCGTTCTCCCGCGTCTACACCGGGGTCCACTATCCCTCCGACGTCGCCGTGGGGTCGGCGCTGGGAGTCGGGGTGGCGTTCGCGACGCGCCGCTGGTGGCCGGTGGCGCCGGAGGAGCCGGCCGGGGCCCCCGCGCGCCTGACCCACCTGGCGGACCGACCCGGGTCGGACGGCGAGGGTCTGGTCGTCGTAGCCAACCCGGGGGCCGGCCCCACCTTCGGACCCGACACCGCCGAGGCGCTGCGGGCGGAGCTCCCGGCGGTCCAGGTCGTCGAGCGGGAGCCCGACGACGACCTCACGCACACCCTGGAGAAGGCGGCCGCCGGCGCGACCGTGCTCGGGGTCTGCGGCGGCGACGGGTCGGTCAACGCGGCCGCCGCCGTGGCGCGTCGACTGGGCGAGCCGCTGGTGGTGGTCCCCGGCGGCACCCTGAATCACTTCGCCCGCGACCTCGGCCTTCACGACGTCTCCGATGTGGTCGAGGCCGTGCGCGCCGGACATACGGTCGCGGTCGATGTGGGCGAGATCGACGGCCGGGTGTTCATGAACACGGCGTCGCTCGGGTCCTACGTCGACCTCGTGGACGCCCGCGAGGCGCTCGAGAGCAGGATCGGCAAGTGGCCGGCCGTCCTGGTGGCCCTCCTCCGCGTACTCCGGCGTGGCCGGCCGGTGGAGGTGGAGATCGACGGCCGCAGGATGAAGGTGTGGATGGTCTTCGTCGGCAACTGCGCGTACCACCCGCGCGGGCTCACGCCCAGCTGGAGGGAGCGGCTCGACGACGGGTTGCTCGACGTCCGCATCGTCGACGGGACCGAGCCGTACGGCCGTCTCCGGCTCATGTGGGCCCTGCTGACGGGCACCCTCGGGACGTCGCGGGTCTACCGCTGCTTCACGACCACGGGGCCCGTCCGGGTCCGGTCGTTGGACGGGCCCCTGCGTCTCGCGCGCGACGGAGAGACCTTCGACGCGTCCGCGACGGAGTTCACGATCGGCAAGTCCGACGAGCCGCTGACCGTCTTCGCTCCCCGCCGCGACTAA
- a CDS encoding FAD-dependent oxidoreductase encodes MGSLDGPNRSVWVDTAPGSAYAPVGDGVEVDVAVCGGGITGLTAAYLLQREGLSVAVLEADRLVSGATGYTTAKVTVLHGLAYSAITREAGAEAARTYAEAQAAGLSAVREIVEREGIDCSLETAPAMTYAPTSDDLQDVHDEVEAAREAGVDAYFTEDTGLPYPSAGAVRVDDQSHFHPRRYCLALADLVASRGGLIAEGTRVLDVDEGEPCELTTTRGTVRAGHVVVATHIPFLDRTLLFARVMPERSYAMTVRAASIPDGMYLSAASPSRSLRPLTVDGERLLVVGGEGHKVGHETETRERYAALEAWAREAVGATEVLHRWSTQDYEPVDRLPYVGRATARSERTWVATGFQKWGMTNGTAAAILLTDRILGRENPWAETFDPVRLNLKASLPEVVTHNVEAVTELVSERVKALGPLPSLDDVAPGEGKVVRHEGQVLAAARSADGEVHLVSPWCTHMGCQLTFNPAEESWDCPCHGSRFDLSGHVVQGPAIRDLDRPDD; translated from the coding sequence ATGGGCTCCCTCGACGGTCCGAACCGCTCCGTCTGGGTCGATACCGCCCCGGGCTCCGCCTACGCCCCGGTGGGCGATGGGGTCGAGGTCGACGTCGCCGTCTGCGGCGGCGGGATCACCGGGCTCACCGCCGCCTACCTCCTGCAGCGCGAGGGTCTGAGCGTGGCGGTCCTCGAGGCCGACCGGCTGGTGTCCGGCGCCACCGGGTACACGACCGCGAAGGTCACCGTCTTGCACGGCCTCGCCTACAGCGCGATCACCCGCGAGGCGGGAGCCGAGGCCGCGCGCACGTACGCCGAGGCCCAGGCGGCGGGTCTGAGCGCCGTGCGCGAGATCGTCGAGCGGGAGGGGATCGACTGCTCCCTCGAGACGGCTCCGGCGATGACGTACGCGCCGACCTCGGACGATCTGCAGGACGTCCACGACGAGGTCGAAGCGGCGCGGGAGGCGGGGGTCGACGCCTACTTCACCGAGGACACCGGGCTCCCCTACCCCTCCGCCGGCGCCGTGCGCGTCGACGACCAGTCCCACTTCCATCCGCGGCGGTACTGCCTGGCCCTGGCCGATCTGGTGGCGTCGCGGGGGGGACTCATCGCCGAGGGGACCAGGGTCCTGGACGTGGACGAGGGGGAGCCCTGCGAGCTCACGACCACGCGGGGGACGGTCCGGGCTGGACACGTGGTCGTGGCGACGCACATACCGTTCCTCGACCGCACCCTCCTGTTCGCGCGGGTGATGCCCGAGCGGTCCTACGCCATGACGGTCCGGGCGGCGAGCATCCCGGACGGCATGTACCTGTCCGCTGCGTCGCCGTCTCGCTCCCTGCGTCCGCTGACGGTCGACGGCGAGCGGCTCCTGGTGGTGGGCGGCGAGGGCCACAAGGTGGGCCACGAGACCGAGACCCGGGAGCGCTACGCGGCGCTCGAGGCCTGGGCGCGGGAAGCCGTGGGCGCGACCGAGGTCCTCCACCGGTGGTCGACCCAGGACTACGAACCCGTGGACCGGCTCCCGTACGTCGGCCGGGCCACGGCCCGCAGCGAACGGACGTGGGTCGCGACCGGCTTCCAGAAGTGGGGCATGACCAACGGTACGGCGGCCGCGATCCTGCTCACCGACCGCATCCTGGGCCGGGAGAACCCGTGGGCGGAGACGTTCGACCCCGTCCGTCTGAACCTGAAGGCCTCCCTGCCGGAGGTCGTCACCCACAACGTGGAGGCGGTGACGGAGCTGGTCTCCGAACGCGTGAAGGCTCTCGGTCCCCTGCCGAGCCTCGATGACGTCGCGCCCGGCGAGGGCAAGGTCGTGCGCCACGAAGGCCAGGTGCTCGCGGCCGCGCGGTCCGCCGACGGGGAGGTCCATCTCGTCTCCCCCTGGTGCACGCACATGGGGTGTCAGCTGACCTTCAACCCGGCCGAGGAGTCGTGGGACTGTCCCTGCCACGGCTCCAGGTTCGACCTGTCAGGCCACGTGGTGCAGGGTCCCGCGATCCGCGACCTGGACCGACCCGACGATTAG
- a CDS encoding Vms1/Ankzf1 family peptidyl-tRNA hydrolase, whose product MPRGIETLRRLAELKVESGNVLSVYVDLDPSRLPNEGARQTEIESLLSEAGKKAGDLDKESAQGLEEDIQRVRSFFNNEFSAKGVRAVAVFSSASADLFEAIPLPASVESTAVVDRSPYVEPLTGLLPVDDWCVFLVNRRTARILRGTRDELRQRAEVADDVPGQHDTGGRSQQRYERHIEKIVDDHVKHACDVLFEMYKRSPFDRLLIGCAEEMLPEVEGNLHDYLAQRYVGRFDVDIENTSWAEVLEAARPAIEQDERRREDEVLERLNEGLGRNEGAAAGPDGVLTALFERRVGSLILQPGTQVPGVACTSCDWVGAGGSTCPIDGTSTEPHEDMTEKAVELALGQSADIVLLRHTPNELAEHGGMAALLRF is encoded by the coding sequence ATGCCACGAGGGATAGAGACGCTCCGCCGCCTGGCGGAGCTGAAGGTTGAGAGCGGCAACGTACTGAGCGTCTACGTAGACCTGGACCCGAGCCGGCTCCCGAACGAGGGCGCACGCCAGACCGAGATCGAATCGCTGCTGAGCGAGGCCGGGAAGAAGGCCGGGGATCTCGACAAGGAGTCGGCCCAGGGCCTAGAGGAGGACATCCAGAGGGTCAGGTCGTTCTTCAACAACGAGTTCTCCGCGAAAGGCGTGCGTGCCGTGGCCGTCTTCTCCTCGGCGAGCGCCGACCTCTTCGAGGCGATCCCCCTCCCGGCCAGCGTGGAGTCGACGGCCGTCGTCGACCGGTCCCCTTACGTCGAGCCGCTCACCGGGCTGCTCCCGGTCGACGACTGGTGCGTCTTCCTGGTCAACCGGAGGACCGCCCGGATCCTGCGCGGCACCCGCGACGAGCTACGGCAGCGCGCGGAGGTGGCCGACGACGTGCCCGGCCAGCACGACACGGGAGGACGCTCTCAGCAGCGGTACGAGCGGCACATAGAGAAGATCGTGGACGACCACGTGAAGCACGCCTGCGACGTCCTCTTCGAGATGTACAAGCGGTCGCCGTTCGACCGGCTGCTCATCGGCTGCGCGGAGGAGATGCTCCCCGAGGTGGAGGGCAACCTCCACGACTACCTCGCTCAGCGCTACGTGGGCCGCTTCGACGTCGATATCGAGAACACCTCCTGGGCTGAGGTCCTGGAGGCCGCCCGTCCCGCCATCGAGCAGGACGAGCGTCGCCGTGAGGACGAGGTGCTCGAGCGGCTCAACGAGGGGCTCGGCCGCAACGAGGGGGCGGCGGCGGGTCCGGACGGGGTGCTCACGGCTCTGTTCGAGAGGCGGGTCGGCTCCCTGATCCTGCAGCCCGGGACCCAGGTCCCCGGAGTGGCCTGTACGTCGTGCGACTGGGTCGGCGCGGGCGGGTCGACCTGTCCCATCGACGGGACCTCGACCGAGCCGCACGAGGACATGACCGAGAAGGCCGTCGAGCTCGCGCTCGGGCAGTCGGCCGATATCGTCCTGCTGCGGCACACCCCCAACGAGCTCGCGGAGCACGGCGGCATGGCGGCGCTGCTGCGGTTCTGA
- a CDS encoding TerC family protein: MVVQVWMWVAFTAFVLAMLFIDLFVFHREAKTVPMREAATWSVVWIALGLSFGAFLWWWQGPQVAGEYLAGYLIEKALSVDNIFVFALLFAYFGLPDEYQHRVLFWGVLGALVFRAGFIAAGAALLEAFHFTIYVFGAFLVFTGIKMARHKEVEIHPENNPALRLFRKILPITNQYHGQRFFIREDGRRWATPLFAVLVVVETTDVVFAVDSIPAIFAVTREPFIVFTSNAFAILGLRALFFVLAGMIRKFQYLKLGLSAVLVFVGAKMLASDLYHVPIWLSLGVIGAVLAVSVIASLLRPMEAEVEVPPTGPAFRPEDDVPSG; this comes from the coding sequence ATGGTGGTCCAAGTGTGGATGTGGGTGGCTTTCACCGCCTTCGTCCTCGCCATGCTCTTCATAGACCTGTTCGTCTTCCATCGCGAGGCCAAGACGGTGCCGATGCGTGAGGCGGCGACCTGGAGCGTCGTGTGGATCGCGCTGGGCCTCAGCTTCGGGGCCTTCCTGTGGTGGTGGCAGGGCCCCCAGGTGGCGGGTGAGTACCTGGCCGGCTACCTGATCGAGAAGGCTCTGTCAGTCGACAACATCTTCGTCTTCGCGCTGCTGTTCGCCTACTTCGGGCTGCCCGACGAGTACCAGCACCGCGTCCTGTTCTGGGGGGTCCTGGGCGCCCTCGTCTTCCGCGCCGGTTTCATCGCCGCGGGAGCAGCGCTCCTCGAGGCCTTCCACTTCACCATCTACGTCTTCGGGGCGTTCCTGGTCTTCACCGGGATCAAGATGGCGCGGCACAAGGAGGTGGAGATCCACCCGGAGAACAACCCGGCTCTCCGCCTGTTCCGGAAGATCCTGCCGATCACGAACCAGTACCACGGACAGCGGTTCTTCATCCGTGAGGACGGCCGGCGGTGGGCGACGCCGCTATTCGCCGTCCTCGTGGTCGTCGAGACGACCGATGTGGTCTTCGCCGTGGACTCGATCCCGGCCATCTTCGCCGTCACGAGGGAGCCGTTCATCGTCTTCACATCGAACGCGTTCGCCATCCTCGGCCTGCGTGCCCTGTTCTTCGTCCTGGCCGGGATGATCCGCAAGTTCCAGTACCTCAAGCTGGGCCTCTCTGCCGTCCTGGTCTTCGTGGGAGCCAAGATGCTGGCGAGCGACCTCTACCACGTCCCGATCTGGCTCTCGCTCGGAGTGATCGGAGCCGTCCTGGCCGTCTCGGTCATCGCCTCGCTGCTGCGTCCGATGGAGGCCGAGGTCGAGGTCCCGCCGACGGGGCCTGCGTTCCGCCCCGAGGACGACGTCCCGTCCGGCTAG
- a CDS encoding aldo/keto reductase translates to MQTPCVEVRGARIPALGFGTWQLEGDVCTEAVRHALELGYRHIDTARMYANERAVGKGLRDSGVDRDEVFVVTKLWTDEMRADQVAKCVPDSLRRLGLDHLDMLLIHWPSSDVPLAETLDAMRAQQEKGRVRFLGVSNFPPGLLKEALDLADIVCNQVEYHPYLAQDELLAMAREHELTLTAYSPLARGRVHRDMTLRRIADRHGVTPAEVVLRWLIQQPYVSVIPRSADPAHRQANLAALRIRLDADEMRRISALGRDQRLIDPEFAPDWTS, encoded by the coding sequence ATGCAGACGCCGTGCGTCGAGGTTCGAGGAGCGCGCATACCGGCCCTCGGCTTCGGGACGTGGCAGCTCGAGGGGGACGTGTGCACCGAAGCCGTCCGCCATGCCCTCGAGCTCGGGTACCGGCACATCGACACGGCCCGCATGTACGCCAACGAGCGGGCCGTCGGGAAGGGGCTGAGGGACTCGGGCGTCGACCGCGACGAGGTCTTCGTCGTCACGAAGCTCTGGACCGACGAGATGCGGGCGGACCAGGTCGCCAAGTGCGTCCCGGACAGCCTCCGCCGGCTGGGCCTCGACCACCTGGACATGCTCCTGATCCACTGGCCGAGCTCTGACGTCCCCCTCGCCGAGACGCTCGACGCGATGCGGGCCCAGCAGGAGAAGGGCCGCGTGCGTTTCCTCGGTGTGAGCAACTTCCCTCCCGGGCTACTGAAGGAGGCGCTCGACCTGGCCGATATCGTCTGCAACCAGGTCGAGTACCACCCCTACCTGGCCCAGGACGAGCTCCTGGCGATGGCCCGGGAGCACGAGCTGACCCTGACCGCCTACTCCCCGCTCGCCCGGGGACGGGTGCACCGGGACATGACGCTGCGCCGCATCGCGGACCGCCACGGGGTCACGCCCGCCGAGGTGGTGCTGAGGTGGCTCATCCAGCAGCCCTATGTGTCGGTGATCCCCCGGTCGGCCGACCCTGCGCACCGTCAGGCGAACCTGGCCGCGCTCCGCATCAGGCTGGACGCCGACGAGATGCGCCGGATCTCGGCCCTGGGCCGCGACCAACGCCTCATCGACCCGGAGTTCGCCCCGGATTGGACCTCCTAG
- a CDS encoding mechanosensitive ion channel family protein, protein MPAFLSFLQSQPCGPPEEAAALCDWVYDATGNELLARASDVLVLRPVRIVMILLVAFVLNRLAKRAIARFVRSLQTDRMRRGLETIREKPAAGALFTTDEPSQRASLRASTTGAVLSSVTGFVIWTIAFIYVLAELRINLAPLIAGAGIAGIAIGFGAQNLVRDFLSGLFMLIEDQYGVGDVIDVGGVSGVVEGVSLRTTRLRDVHGNVWHVPNGTIERVGNRSQLWARSLLDVSVAYDTDLDHAMEVIGRVAREMADDPAWREAILEEPEVWGVENLGESGIDIRLVVKTKPRSQWEVSRELRRRLKQSFDAEGIQIPFPQRTVWTRTDEGAERDVRGPG, encoded by the coding sequence ATGCCCGCCTTCCTCTCCTTCCTCCAGTCCCAGCCGTGCGGACCTCCCGAGGAGGCTGCGGCCCTATGCGACTGGGTCTACGACGCCACCGGCAACGAGCTGCTCGCCCGCGCGAGCGATGTCCTCGTCCTCCGGCCCGTGCGCATCGTGATGATCCTCCTCGTGGCGTTCGTCCTGAACCGGCTGGCCAAGCGGGCCATCGCCAGGTTCGTCCGTAGCCTGCAGACGGACCGCATGCGCAGGGGGCTGGAGACGATCCGTGAGAAGCCGGCCGCCGGGGCGCTCTTCACCACCGACGAGCCCAGCCAGCGTGCCTCGTTGCGCGCGAGCACGACGGGAGCCGTCCTGTCCAGCGTGACGGGCTTCGTCATCTGGACCATCGCCTTCATCTACGTCCTGGCCGAGCTGCGGATCAACCTGGCTCCCCTGATCGCGGGTGCGGGCATCGCCGGTATCGCGATCGGCTTCGGGGCCCAGAACCTCGTGCGTGACTTCCTGTCCGGCCTGTTCATGCTCATCGAGGACCAGTACGGCGTCGGCGACGTGATCGACGTCGGGGGTGTATCGGGGGTGGTGGAGGGCGTGAGTCTGCGGACGACTAGGCTGCGCGACGTCCACGGCAACGTGTGGCACGTGCCCAACGGTACGATCGAGCGTGTGGGGAACCGGTCCCAGCTGTGGGCCCGATCGCTCCTGGACGTGTCGGTCGCCTACGACACCGACCTCGACCACGCCATGGAGGTCATCGGCAGGGTCGCTCGGGAGATGGCCGACGATCCAGCGTGGCGGGAGGCGATCCTGGAGGAGCCCGAGGTGTGGGGGGTCGAGAACCTCGGGGAGAGCGGCATCGACATCCGCCTGGTGGTCAAGACGAAGCCCCGCTCTCAGTGGGAGGTGTCACGCGAGCTGCGGCGTCGCCTGAAGCAGAGCTTCGACGCGGAGGGGATCCAGATACCGTTCCCGCAGCGCACCGTCTGGACCCGCACCGACGAGGGAGCTGAGCGCGACGTCAGAGGTCCTGGGTGA